One segment of Pristis pectinata isolate sPriPec2 chromosome 3, sPriPec2.1.pri, whole genome shotgun sequence DNA contains the following:
- the erich3 gene encoding glutamate-rich protein 3 isoform X3 produces MQDSEALVDTQYSEVAIDTQDSEVDIDMQDSEVAIDMQDSEALVDTQDSEVAIDTQDSEVEIDMQDNEVAIDMQDSEALVDMQDSEVAIDTQNSEVAIDMQDSEVAIDTQDSEVAIDMQDSEVVIDMQDSKIVLEIQDRNSLPHKQEREAVVKLQGNELVADVQEDEAVVGIQCREVGVVPQDTEVVAETQDGEAVAETQASEVVAETQDSEAVEEMQDGQAGAEMQDGQAVAEMQDSEIIAETRDSEAVAETQDKKGIVETQNWKSETKSKEPASGTQLHEPVDRLVNVGTQDSELEYSVLGSQTQDKTLVEETQEKLLESEQEDRKPASETQDQDRQQQTPDRETGSETQDSDAVIETKEGEAGPQLQDMETETQDQHVEDDIRDMEAEPKTQHSEVMIETQTRAEGIEIQAMKSRSGTQDREVLQEMQGMEEEMEDRALEIEVQYEEGEVQVQAAELVSEIQDQLWEAGVLKRMFGLEMQNRTVAETQDRGLVYTAQEVVAGAETQDRELVYTAQEVVAGAETQDKELVHRTQEVGAGVETQDRGLVHTALEVGAGAETQDREQVCTTQEVGIGAETQDRGPVFQPPVGLHGLGVQDTGLGTETRDGGALNSSHSAQQDPRSQAAAGDRWDVEAAGFREVGMAKGTAVEHCGSLTPAAGHRTIPEPETTDAGTPSRPRGAGSTFHCTDYAPGPSDHTARPEDAGVRPGPQGGAGDVGTVGSGAP; encoded by the coding sequence ATGCAGGACAGTGAGGCTCTGGTAGATACGCAGTACAGCGAGGTTGCAATAGATACACAGGACAGTGAGGTTGACATAGATATGCAGGACAGCGAGGTTGCAATAGATATGCAGGACAGTGAGGCTCTGGTAGATACGCAGGACAGCGAGGTGGCGATAGATACACAGGACAGTGAGGTTGAGATAGATATGCAGGACAACGAGGTTGCAATAGATATGCAGGACAGTGAAGCTCTGGTAGATATGCAGGACAGCGAGGTTGCAATAGATACACAGAACAGTGAGGTTGCAATAGATATGCAGGACAGCGAGGTTGCAATAGATACGCAGGACAGTGAGGTTGCAATAGATATGCAGGACAGCGAGGTTGTGATAGATATGCAGGACAGCAAGATTGTTTTGGAAATACAGGACAGAAACTCTCTGCCACATAAGCAGGAGAGGGAGGCTGTAGTGAAATTGCAGGGCAATGAGCTAGTGGCAGATGTACAGGAAGATGAGGCTGTGGTAGGAATACAGTGCAGAGAAGTTGGGGTAGTACCACAGGACACTGAGGTTGTAGCAGAAACGCAGGATGGTGAGGCTGTGGCAGAAACGCAGGCCAGTGAAGTTGTAGCAGAGACACAGGACAGTGAGGCTGTGGAAGAAATGCAGGATGGTCAGGCTGGAGCAGAAATGCAGGATGGTCAGGCTGTAGCAGAAATGCAGGACAGTGAGATTATAGCAGAAACGCGGGACAGTGAGGCTGTGGCAGAAACGCAGGACAAAAAGGGAATAGTTGAAACACAAaactggaagtcagaaacaaaaagtaaagagcctgcatcaggaacACAGCTCCATGAGCCAGTTGACAGGTTGGTAAATGTGGGAACACAGGACAGTGAACTAGAATACAGCGTGCTGGGGTCACAAACACAGGACAAGACACTAGTGGAGGAAACACAGGAGAAGCTGCTGGAATCAGAACAGGAGGACAGAAAACCTGCATCAGAAACGCAGGaccaggataggcagcaacaaacACCAGATAGAGAAACCGGGTCAGAAACACAGGATAGTGATGCAGTCATAGAAACAAAGGAAGGGGAGGCAGGTCCACAGTTACAGGACATGGAGACAGAAACACAAGACCAGCATGTGGAGGATGATATACGTGACATGGAGGCTGAACCAAAAACACAGCACAGTGAGGTCATGATAGAAACACAAACTAGGGCAGAAGGTATAGAAATACAGGCCATGAAGTCTAGGTCAGGAACACAGGACAGAGAGGTATTGCAAGAAATGCAGGGCATGGAGGAGGAAATGGAGGACAGGGCACTGGAGATAGAAGTACAGTACGAGGAGGGAGAGGTGCAAGTACAGGCCGCAGAGCTCGTGTCTGAAATACAGGACCAGCTCTGGGAAGCTGGAGTGCTAAAGAGAATGTTTGGGTTGGAAATGCAGAACAGGACAGTAGCAGAAACACAGGACAGGGGGCTGGTATATACAGCACAGGAGGTGGTGGCTGGTGCAGAAACACAGGACAGGGAGCTGGTATATACAGCACAGGAGGTGGTGGCTGGTGCAGAAACACAGGACAAGGAGCTGGTACATAGGACACAGGAGGTGGGAGCTGGGGTAGAAACACAGGACAGGGGGCTGGTACATACGGCACTAGAGGTGGGGGCAGGTGCAGAAACACAGGACAGGGAGCAGGTATGTACGACACAGGAGGTGGGGATTGGTGCAGAAACACAGGACAGGGGACCAGTGTTCCAACCACCGGTGGGACTGCACGGTTTAGGTGTGCAAGACACAGGTCTGGGGACGGAGACGCGGGACGGAGGGGCCCTGAACAGCAGCCACagtgctcagcaagatcccaggagCCAGGCAGCAGCGGGAGATCGCTGGGATGTGGAGGCGGCAGGATTCCGGGAAGTGGGAATGGCGAAAGGTACAGCAGTGGAACATTGCGGCTCTCTCACTCCCGCAGCGGGACACCGGACCATCCCGGAGCCGGAGACGACCGATGCTGGGACACCTTCCCGGCCCAGGGGAGCGGGCTCAACGTTCCACTGCACGGATTATGCGCCGGGACCCAGTGACCACACAGCACGGCCGGAGGATGCGGGAGTCCGGCCCGGCCCCCAGGGCGGAGCGGGAGATGTCGGCACCGTGGGATCAGGCGCTCCCTGA